The Megalops cyprinoides isolate fMegCyp1 chromosome 12, fMegCyp1.pri, whole genome shotgun sequence genome contains a region encoding:
- the pgfb gene encoding placenta growth factor, translating into MKLFANIIQIVAALQLQFPPAQSLPLSSANTTSGVMLFQEVWGRSFCRTIEKLVEVVQEYPAEVEHIFSPACVPLVRCAGCCGDEKLECHPTRTSNVTMQLLKIKPAGEDQEYVEMTFVEHQTCECRPRKVALKHGKRRPRGRGRKRKDRQRVKDCNTCQPPRR; encoded by the exons ATGAAACTTTTTGCCAACATCATCCAGATTGTGGCTGCTCTCCAGCTTCAATTTCCACCTGCTCAG AGTCTTCCTTTATCCAGCGCAAACACTACCTCCGGAG TGATGCTGTTCCAGGAGGTGTGGGGGCGCAGTTTCTGCCGCACCATTGAGAagctggtggaggtggtgcAGGAGTACCCTGCCGAGGTGGAGCACATCTTCAGCCCCGCCTGCGTGCCCCTGGTGCGCTGCGCCGGCTGCTGCGGCGACGAGAAGCTGGAGTGCCACCCAACGCGCACCTCCAACGTCACCATGCAG TTGTTGAAAATCAAGCCGGCAGGGGAGGATCAAGAATATGTTGAAATGACTTTTGTGGAGCACCAGACATGTGAATGTAG ACCCAGAAAGGTGGCGCTGAAACACGGAAA ACGGAGgccaagaggaagaggaaggaagaggaaggatAGACAAAGAGTGAAAGACTGCAACAC GTGTCAGCCTCCTCGCAGGTAA